The Candidatus Zixiibacteriota bacterium nucleotide sequence GCTTTCGAGGCAGAGGAATTGGGAGCGCACTGTACGACTACGCGAAGGCAGTTCTGTGGGAAAAAGGTGCGAGACGCTTAGATGCAAAAATCGACCCTACCAATGTGAACTCTGTTTATTTGCATATCAACGCGGGATTTCGTATTGAACGGGACGGCAATTCTCTCTTTGCCACCAGAGATTTGGATTAAATAGGTTTTGGGTGTGGGTATGAAATTCAGCTTAGTTGAAAATCCTCCATGGGATGAGATGAGCCGTATGCCCGATCACACCCTCTTCCAAAGCAAAGAATGGATTGTTTTTGTGGCAGAAGCTCAAAATGCCCAGCCTGTTATAATTGAAATCGCTGATGGCTCCGAACGAATTGGGTGGTTTGTTGGGCTTATTGTGAAAAAAATCGGACTGAGAATTCTGGGCTCCCCGTTCCCCGGATGGACAACATCGTATATGGGATTCAATTTACATGACGTAGGAAATCGAACCGAAGCACTTGGATCGCTGATCAAATTTTCTCGAAAAGAACTCGGTTGTGTTGGCGTTGAAGTTATGGATCGGAAATTTCAGGAAAGCGAGATCACAGCCGCTGGTTGGCGCTATAGGTTATTGACAGGATATGAAGTTGATCTTTCAGGAACAGAAAACGATCTTTTCGACCGGTTCTCATCGTCGACACAACGCAACATCCGTAAGTCGGAGCGTGAGGGGATATCTGTCGTCCAAGCTCATGAAGATTCTTTCATAGCTGAATATTATAGTCAACTGCAGGAGGTATTCGCGCTTCAAGGTCTGAAGCCGACATATACCAAGAAGAGGGTGGAATTATTGCTGAAGCATTTATTGCCAACAGGACGTCTGCTATTGCTGCGAGTACTTGATCCAGGAGGAAAATGTATTGCGAGTGGTATATTCCCCGCCGATCAACATCGAATGTACTTTTGGGGCGGAGCGAGCAGGACCGAATCCCGAATCCTCAGACCAAATGAGGCGATGCACTGGTTTGCGATGAAATACTGGCAGGGCCGAGGTGTCGCATTGTATGACATGGGCGGAGGCGGAGAATATAAACGCAAATATGGCGGCAGGCCGATAGCAGTACCTTGGATTCGGCATTCGCACATTCCGGGATTCGAGATGTTGCGTTCGCTTGCGAAACGTCTTGTGGAAATGCGTCAACGATTCTGAGTGAATATCGTTCATCTATACTTTACATAATCCACTTGCAAATTGGCGTCGCGATCAATACTTTCTTTATGTATTACAAGCGGGAGTAACTCAGTTGGTAGAGTCACAGCCTTCCAAGCTGTTGGTCGCGAGTTCGAGCCTCGTCTCCCGCTTTTTTTATTTCGACTAACCAATCGCTGATAATTACATTCATCCCATGACCATTTCCTGTTTGCCTCGTGTTGTTTTCTCATGCGCACTCATCATACTTTTTTCTATGAGTTGTATCGAGAAACGCCAAGCCTATGTCGAGCAATTGCAATCTCCGATAACGGTTCAACTCAAAGATCTTGTCGATGAGAACAATCGGCTCCGCGTAAGTCCGTCGCAGACCCCTCAAAGTCTCGCGGAGATGGGTCGACGGCACCGCCAAGTCATATACCGCCTCATCTCCCAGTTACTCATCAGCGATGCCGAGGAACTTTATTGGGCGGCGTCGATTCTGTACCATACAGATTCCTTGGCCGGAGCAGAACCTTCTCTTTTGGCCTACTATATGGCTGAGGAGGCCGCAAACCGGGGAAATACAGAAGCCAGAGATCTTAAGAAATTGACCCTCGATCGCTTTTTGGTTTTGTCAGGCCTATCGCAAAAGCATGGTACACAGTCATATAGAGATTCATTTGGCAAACAAGTGCCGTATCCAGTTGACTCCTCACTGAGTGATTCAGAGATTGTTTCGCTGCTAAGTACTGGCTGGCTGCCATCGGAAATCTTAGATTCCGGATCGCTTAGCCCACTTAATTGAAGATTCTTCAGTCACTTTTGCCTGCTTGAACCAATCGACCAAACGCATATTGATTTTTCGTGGAAAACATAAATCTTTTCTCGTAAGTCATTGAAAAAAGGGCTTGACAGGGGGTCTGGATTAAAAATATATTGCGAGCTTGCTGATAGGCGAAGTGCGTCCTGTTGGCAAAAAATGAATTTGAGACCGACCCGATGGCCCAGATAGCTCAGTTGGTAGAGC carries:
- a CDS encoding GNAT family N-acetyltransferase; translated protein: MKFSLVENPPWDEMSRMPDHTLFQSKEWIVFVAEAQNAQPVIIEIADGSERIGWFVGLIVKKIGLRILGSPFPGWTTSYMGFNLHDVGNRTEALGSLIKFSRKELGCVGVEVMDRKFQESEITAAGWRYRLLTGYEVDLSGTENDLFDRFSSSTQRNIRKSEREGISVVQAHEDSFIAEYYSQLQEVFALQGLKPTYTKKRVELLLKHLLPTGRLLLLRVLDPGGKCIASGIFPADQHRMYFWGGASRTESRILRPNEAMHWFAMKYWQGRGVALYDMGGGGEYKRKYGGRPIAVPWIRHSHIPGFEMLRSLAKRLVEMRQRF